A genomic segment from Montipora foliosa isolate CH-2021 chromosome 9, ASM3666993v2, whole genome shotgun sequence encodes:
- the LOC137969763 gene encoding protein saal1-like, with protein sequence MEDRNPSPPLLSAEEIELIQYDNIGETVFSKKWVLSTLMKLVQSTLTNAEGLEGEEPDEELRQSQREDEDPHELDDAFERELCELWDMSMNADVAAFLEEMETTDVLLDAILKSQNVRVTEICVGILANMACNHEVSTKMIRNRELIDIVTALLEEPDAPILVEVTRLINVCLSNNEVMLQWMAVLEKETVFKNFIYILENSLNVDLLTNCSQLVDKVLDSSDVMLRKWADLPLVTAVCEAMKQMHMRSEQLHIVETLLHILQMVSTIEQGVQGLVSCVSVIPLLCHFIAECGHDEGGIIVGREVSLTESFSVMNVILVADPITVLTAMEKDPRIMKVLLGLLGYSCKIHRKLSKSRENRLSLSENDERKFERSFSSENSKPESDPESSPLKGQLSKPEHLSSTSSSVKGEEKGESETDRCLPSSNQSELQKDIDESSDQTEEGYPAKDAQAELGAAHQIIITESDVQHQYFQVATGLLKDIISESAKAPKCVFNMLAPHEMLLQKIVHYASRITVYNTLISDLVKATLSIPELSTLHLKLSERLFTQKLQSPSATEG encoded by the exons ATGGAAGACAGGAATCCCTCGCCTCCTCTTTTATCCGCTGAAGAAATCGAGTTAATACAGTACGACAACATAGGTGAAACAGTTTTTAGCAAGAAATGGGTGTTGAGTACGCTCATGAAGCTGGTACAGTCCACTCTGACCAATGCTGAGGGTCTCGAAGGTGAGGAACCCGACGAAGAACTACGACAATCGCAGCGCGAAGACGAAGACCCTCACGAGTTGGACGATGCTTTCGAAAGGGAATTGTGTGAACTCTGGGACATGTCCATGAATGCT GACGTTGCTGCCTTTTTAgaagaaatggaaacaactgATGTCCTTCTTGATGCAATATTGAAATCTCAGAATGTCAGAGTTACT GAAATTTGTGTTGGCATTCTCGCCAATATGGCTTGCAACCATGAAGTTTCCACAAAGATGATAAGGAACAGAGAGCTTAT TGATATTGTGACTGCGCTGCTGGAAGAACCTGATGCTCCTATTTTGGTGGAAGTAACAAG GTTAATAAATGTCTGCTTAAGTAACAATGAGGTTATGCTGCAATGGATGGCAGTACTGGAAAAAGAAACAGTCTTCAAAAACTTTATCTACATTTTGGAAAACTCTTTAAATG TGGATCTCCTGACCAACTGCTCTCAGTTGGTGGATAAAGTTCTTGATTCAAGTGATGTCATGCTGCGGAAATGGGCTGACCTTCCACTGGTAACTGCTGTTTGTGAAGCTATGAAGCAGATGCATATGAG atCAGAACAGCTTCACATTGTAGAAACCCTTCTTCACATTCTTCAAATGGTTTCAACCATTGAGCAGGGTGTTCAAGGCTTAG TGAGCTGTGTATCTGTTATTCCTTTGCTGTGTCATTTTATTGCTGAGTGTGGACACGATGAAGGAGGGATCATTGTTGGTCGAGAGGTGTCCCTCACCGAGTCCTTCTCAGTTATGAATGTGATTCTTGTAGCAGATCCTATAACTGTTTTGACTGCCATGGAAAAAG ATCCCAGAATTATGAAGGTCTTGTTGGGGCTGCTGGGTTATTCTTGCAAGATTCATCGTAAACTGAGCAAAAGCAGGGAAAACAGATTATCGCTCTCCGAAAATGATGAACGCAAATTTGAAAGAAGCTTTAGCAGTGAAAACAGCAAGCCTGAAAGTGATCCAGAGAGTTCTCCTCTAAAAGGCCAATTGTCAAAACCTGAGCATTTGTCAAGTACAAGTTCAAGTGTAAAGGGTGAAGAAAAGGGTGAAAGTGAAACCGATAGATGTTTACCATCCAGCAATCAGAGCGAACTTCAAAAAGATATCGATGAATCATCCGACCAAACAGAAG AGGGTTACCCTGCCAAAGATGCTCAAGCAGAACTGGGAGCAGCTCATCAAATAATTATCACTGAATCAGATGTACAACATCAGTACTTTCAAGTAGCTACTGGACTTTTAAAGGATATCATATCAGAATCAGCCAAG GCTCCCAAATGTGTGTTTAACATGTTAGCACCCCATGAAATGCTTCTTCAGAAAATTGTTCACTATGCCAGCAGAATAACAGTCTACAATACACTG ATTTCCGACTTGGTAAAAGCAACTCTTAGCATACCAGAATTGTCAACTCTTCATTTGAAACTATCAGAGAGACTTTTTACTCAAAAG CTCCAAAGTCCAAGTGCAACTGAAGGTTAA